DNA sequence from the Pseudoalteromonas galatheae genome:
GTTATCTTGGTTTTGTGAGTAGAGTGATGTTATCTGGCTTTTTTTTAAGTATTGAGTGTCATGTAAGTCGTTGAGGGTCAAAGTTTGCAATCGAGTGTGCTTAGCATTGCTGGTATCTATACTCGCTTGCTTGAGCTCTTCAATCATTGGGTTATACCACAGTGTTTTTAGGTGATTTATTCGCTCCAAAGACTGATTATTAAGTTGCCTCAATGTTTGCACCTTAGATAAATATAATAGCTGCTTTTGGCTAGCTGAATGCTCGACAAACAATACTGCAAGTACTGAGGAAAAAATGACGATGAGCTGAGCTGTTTGTGCTCTTAGTGGCGCGGTTTTATATACTTTTAATTCTGTAAACGCTTTAATTAATAGGCTGATGAGTATGAAGTAGATAACAGCGGTGGCGCAAGAAGTAATAAGTGAAGCGTGTGCTGTTTGCTGCGACTTTTGCATGCGCTCTGAGGCTGAGTCCTTCATGTATGACAATAAACTTAAGCTGCCGTCGGTGAGGAGATTGAGGTAACTGGTGCTACTATCCCACCACGTATAATGTGAGAGGTTATTTTCCAGTCCTTGATTGAACAGATGTAGAGTTGATGCCACAGCACTAAACCCGTCAGAGGTAGTAGCGACGTTGTACAGCTGCTCTGTATTTTGATTATCTTTCAAGCTTTCTAAAAGGGTAATATGGGTTGCATAGTTGTGCAACGCGCTTCTCATGGCCCTTAACTGGATATTTTCTTCATCCGCGGTTAAGTACCGACTTATCTTGGCTCTAAATCTACCGCCTAATTCAATCGCTCTGATAAGCGAGTGGATATTTTGAAACTGAGCATTGTTTTGGTAATTACTAAAGGTATTAATGTAGGATTGTTCGGTTTGTATAGTACGTACCGTATCGGTCAGGTAATTGATCAAAATAGTGTAACGGAGGAACAGCTGCTCATGGTCAAAGTCGACTTGTCGACTGAGTTTTCTAAGTGCTTGTACATCCTCTTTTAAAGTTAGCTGGAACTGTTCAAAGTTCTGGATGCTAGTAAACTTCTCTGCAGCTAGCTTTTGTATATTTTTATCTGTCTCTTGGTAATATGCCTGTAGCCGCGTATTATGCTCGTCTTCAGGCATGAACCCTGTCGACATCCCCCTCTCACGCTGTAGACTAAATATTACTTCAATTGCTTTATCAAGAGCGGAAAGGTTGTTGTAATAATGGGCTAGGCTTTTATGGATAATGCGGCTCTTATTGAATTCGTTAATTTCGAGATAAAAACCGCTTAAACAGATTAGGGAAAAAATGGTCAAGGTGATTAGTTTTAGATATTTGCTCACATTTGCCACCTGCGTTATCTCATAAAACAAACTATAGTAGAAATATAAACGGTGTCTAATTAAGTGTATTATGAATCCCCCAGAGCTACCCGACAACGAATATGCCCGGCTACACGCCCTTTGGGATTTGGCGGTACTGGATACTGATGCAACTGAAGAATTAGACAGAATTACCCAATTTACTGCCCATGTTTTTGATGTTCCAATCGCATTGGTTAGCCTTGTTGACAAAGATAGACAATGGTTTAAATCTCGCTTTGGATTAGATGCGGAGCAGACTTCTCGAAATGTTTCTTTTTGTGGTCATGCGATATTAGGAGAGACTGTATTTGTCGTAAGCGATACGCTCGAAGACACTCGTTTTATGGACAATCCTCTGGTACGAGATGCACCGTATATTCGCTTCTACGCAGGTGCGCCACTCATTTTATCTTCAGGGTATCGTGTCGGAACTGTGTGTATTATCGATACGGAGCCTCGTGAACTTGGTGCAGAGGACTGCAAAATTTTACAGCAAATCGCTAGTGATGTTGTGAAACAGTTGGAGAAAAATAAGTAATACCGATGCGCCCAATTAAGAGATCTACTCTGGAGCGAGAAAACCTTGCCGATAACACTCCTACCACCGAGGGGATTACATCAATATAGACACTGTGTAATTACCGTGGCAATTTAGACTGGTTGTGAAATAGGAAAAGTATTGCCGCAAAAAGTGTTGTAATTATTAGTGCATTTGGCTTTGGTAAGAGTTACAATTGCGATTGTATATCATTGCCGTTTAGCGCAATGCTTAAACAGCAATTACGTATCTTGTCACCTTGATTTATCTGCCTTGATTCATCGTCATTCTGCAACTGGAGCGGTGTGATTAAGTGGGACACAATACTCAACATTAGTTTTTGATTTTTTATTCTAAGCATAGAGATACGTAGCATTCTATTTTACAAAGGTACACGATTCATTTCATGACAGATATTACAACGCACCAAGCTTCTCGGCGAAGGCTGCTGATTGCGCTTGCAATCACATGCTCGTTTATGATCATTCAAGTCGTTGGTGCTTATTATGCGAATTCTCTCGCTGTGCTGGCAGATGCCGGGCATCTATTTGTTCATAATAGTTCATTGTTTATCGCACTAATTGCGTCTAGTGCTGCTGTTTATTTAGCCAAAACCTATAACGATGGCTATAAAAGAGCTGAGTATACTGGTGGCTTGATCAACGGCATTCTATACCTATCCATAGCTGTGGTTATTTTACTCGAGGGAAGCGAGCGTCTGTCTCACCATGCAGGTGGGCATGATTTAGAAGTGAACAGTTATTTAATGTCTATGATTGCCGCCATTGGATTTCTGTTTCATGGCGCTTCTGCATGGGTGTTATACAAAGGCAGAAAAGATAGTATCAACGTTTATGCCGTGTTTCTTCATTCATTCTTTGATTTACTTTCCACTATTTCAACTTTCGTGGCCGGGGTGATTATTCATCTAACTGGCTGGGAGATAGTAGATATTCTTTCAAGTATGCTGATTTCTGTTTTTGTGTTGTTTACCGGCATCAAGGTGATAATGGCCTGCCTTAAGGGGTTATCTACTTCGTCTGAGGTTTTACCGACGGTGCAGGAGGTTGAAAAAACCATAGTGTCCACTGAACACGTAGAGAGTGCACATAATATTACGATCAGTAAAATTGATGGTGCAGTGGTTATTGGAGCACATGTGGTACTAAAGCATCACTGTACTATCGAGTCCCATGACTCAGCATGTCGAGTGGAAGTGGAAGAAGCGTTGAAGAAGTCTTTCAATGTGTTGAGTAGTGTACTACAAATTGAAAGCCATGACTGCCCACATCATTAGGACTAACAGAGTTTAAAGTGTGATATAGTTTTTCGGTTATTTCTTGCGCCACCTTGGCAGGTTTTAAATTATTTTTTATTGTTATACTTAACTAGGTAATAATTCAAAGCGGTGGTGTAATACTTGAATCAAAAGCAAGCGCTCATAATAACCATAGCCCTAGGTGTACTAGGTGGGCTGGCCAATCTGTTGCCAATTTGGTTTCTAGATAGCTCTGAGTTTCTATTTGGTCAGTTATTTGTTTTGTTTATCCTGCTACTATTCGGGTGGCAGTACGCCATCATTGCTGTGTTAATCGGGGCTGGGTTCATTTGGTACCGATGGGAGCATGCTTGGCCCTCAGTAGTTTTTTTCTTCGAAGTATTGTGGCTACACTTTGTCTGCGTCCGTTTCGCCAAGCCATTTTTTGTTCGGGGTATTTCTTATTGGATTTTGCTGGGTTTACCAGCCCTATTTATTTTTGGTTACTTTGCCCTTGAACTGCCGTTACTCGTTATATTCACTGCACTAGCTAAGTACCTTATCAACGCCGGTATCTGCTTGGCAGTAGTCGACTTGCTGAGCTTTTTCTTTACTCGAAGTAAATGGCAAGGGATGCCGCTCAATCAAATTCTTAATTCTACAGTCAACCTAGTTATTGTTCTGGTTGTATTGATGACGACCGTTGTGCTGACAAACAATTACTATAAACGAATCGAAACTGAGATAAAAACTCAGCTTGAAGAGGCCTCCGGCTCTATCATTGCTCAAATTGATGATTATTTAGATGCTTATCGTCGGGCGATGGTGATATCTGCCTCTGATGTGTCTTTAGGAATTAATGCTGATTATGTCATCGAGCGCTTGTTAGAAACACATGCTAATTTTAGAACGGCGATTGTTGCTGACGAGCAAGCCAACGTTACTCACCTCTATCCTCAGCAATTTGCAGAGACAATGAAGGGGACAAACGCCAATGTTTCAGACAGAGACTATTTTATTAAAGCACCTGAACACCCCGACGGATTTGTGTCAGGAATATTTCAAGGGCGTGGCTTTGATGAAGCTCCTATTGTCGCAATTTCAGCGCCAATCTTTATCGAAGAAGAGTTTAGAGGGATTGTAGAAGGCTCTTTAATATTTGGCTCATTTGAACGCTTCATTCCAAAAATTCTTGCTGAAGACGCTAGCTTGATTGTGTTGGATAAGCATAAAAGGGTCGTCTACAGCTCGTTAAAAACCGAATTTAAAACCTTGGATATGCCAAGTGATGCGGTATTACAAGCCTTGTTTGACAAGGAGGCATCAACTTTTGAAGACTCTACTGAGCAAATCTTATTTAAGCAAACTGCGGTATCAAAAAAATATGAATGGTCAGTTATCACTATGCTTGACCGTAAATATCTTAACTTAGTTGCTGCTGAAGCCTGGTCAGATGCGTTGGGACTTGCGCTTGCGATTATTGTATTGAGCTCTATTTTTGTACGTCAGCTTACTCGTCTACTCGTACGTCCTATTGTTGCATTGAGCCACGATATTCGAGCGTATGAGCCTTCAACGCTCATTGAAAACTCCGCCAATGCCGATAGCAGCTTCCTAGAGATTATCGAGCTACAGCAGCAATTTAATCAGTTGGCTTTTAAGTTAACGCTAAGTTTTACAAAGCAAAACCAAGCCAGCCTGGAAAATGAAAGACTCAACCGTAAGCTTACCGACTTTAATCGTGAGCTTGAGCAACAGGTTGCTGAAAAAACCGAAGAGCTTACCAAAGCGGTAGAAGCCGCTAACGCTGCCAATCACTCAAAGAGCCGATTCCTTGCAAACATGAGCCACGAAATCAGGACGCCGCTAAATGGCATCATAGGGATGGCGGATAACTTGATAAGAGACGATAGCCTTAACAGCGAGATAGCAGATCAAATAACAATAATACGGCAGTCGGCAAAGAACCTAATGCTCATCCTCAATGATATTTTGGATTACTCTAAAATTGAAGCCGGAGCATTGAAAATAGAGCGTCGAGTAGTGAACTTACAAGAAATGCTCGATAGTTTGGTTAGCATTTTCAAGATTTCAAACGTCAGGTATGGTGTTGAATTTAAGTACGAAAAGGGGGCTGGGCTACCTACATACCTTGAATTAGATGAACTGCGTGTGTCGCAGGTGATAAATAACTTGCTCAGCAATGCTGGTAAGTTTACTAATAAAGGACAAATAAAATTTACTGTTCACTACGAGAGCGGGAGACTAAAGTTTGTTATCGCTGATACAGGGATTGGTATTTCAAAGGCACAGCAAGAAACGTTGTTTCATGAGTTTACTCAAGCAGATCTGTCCACCACAAGAAAATTTGGTGGTACTGGGCTTGGTTTAGCTATTTCTAAAAAGCTAGTCGAAGCGATGAATGGTGAGATAAGCATTCACAGTGAACTTGGGCTCGGTAGTAAATTTTATGTAGACATTCCAGCCTTAAAAGGGCAAGGAGTTAAGACAGAGCAGCAAGAAGTTGGGGCTCCTGATTTCAAAGGCATTGATATTCTATTGGTAGAAGACAATAAAATTAACCAAGTGGTTGTTGGCAAGTTGCTGGAGAAAACAAACTGTTTGTTGGATAAGGTGGACGATGGAGTTGAAGCATTAGTTGCGATGAAAGCGAAAAACTATGCATTGGTTTTAATGGATTGCCAAATGCCAAATATGGATGGCTTTGCTTGCACCAAAGCTATCAGAAATGAGCCAAGCATATACGGTAATCCATATATTATCGCGATAACAGCTAATGCCTACGAAGAAGATAAACAAAAGTGTATCCAAGCAGGAATGAATGACTTTATTGCAAAACCCATTGATATTAACGAGCTCTATCAGAAACTTAGTGCATGGCAGCGCCTAGAATTATCTGATAGTGAAACAATAGGTAAGGGCTAACTTATTGTGTTGACCCAGACTAACTTAATTAACATACGAATTCTCATTCAAGCCCGTGAGCGTGCATGCAGCTCGTAAAATGCTAGTAAATCGTCAATCGCCATGGGTTTTGCGAAGTGATAGCCCTGCATATATTCACAGCCCACTTCTCTTAGGTAATTAAGCTGAGCTTTTGTCTCAACACCTTCTGCAATGCACTTCATGTTTAAGCTCTGCGCCAGTAAATAAATGGTCCGAATGATAGATTTATTCGCAGGCTTTGCGCTCATATTACGTACGAACCCCTGATCGATTTTTATAATGTCAAGCGGGAACTCATTCAGATACGTAAGTGAAGAAAAACCAGTGCCGAAATCATCAAGCAACAATACGAAGTCTGCTCGCTTCATTTCGTTGATAGTTGCTCGCGCCTTAACCATATCAGACATAAAGATTGACTCGGTGATCTCAAGTCTTAAGCACCGATTTGTAAGGCCATGTGCTTTCAAAATTTCAGTGAATTGGTGCGCAATATCTGAGCGTAAAATATGTACCGCGCTTAAATTAAGAGATAGATAAAAACCTGGCTCTTGTTTAAATAACGGACGCAATTCTATTAAGGCTCTGATAAGTGCTTGCTCAGTCAAGGTTTCAATCAACCCGCTTTCTTCTGCAATCGGAATAAAGTCGTTTGGAGGGATCAGCATATCGTCATTGCGCCAGCGCATAAGTAATTCGACCCCCGCAAGCTGGCCTGTTGTGGTATTGATGATAGGCTGATAGTGATTAAAAAACTCCCCATCTTTAACAGCTGTTTTCATTGCTGTTTCTAACCGCAGCTTTTTACTGATCTCTTCATTCATTGACTCAGTAAAGAATTTAAATGCATTTCTTCCGGATTGTTTTGCATGGATCATGGCGATATCAGCGTTGCGGATCAAGGATTCTGAGTCTGGCGCATCGAATGGATAAACAGCAATACCAATACTGGCAGATACACTCATGGTGATCCCATCAATTTCGATACGCTCAGGTAAGCGCTTCACCAAACGTGTGACTAATTCACTCACATATTCGATACTAGGGAAGGACTTAATTAGCACCAGAAACTCATCACCGCTCTGCCTTGCTAAAATACAGTTATTATTTATTTGTTCTTGGATGCGTTTAGTTATAGCAACCAGTAATTTGTCCCCAATATGATGTCCATAAGCATCATTTATTGGTTTAAACCTGTCTAAATCAATAAATAATAGGGCACAGCTCTGCTGTGTGTTGTTTGCGTTAAACAGTGCAAATTCGATGTGTTGTAGCATGAGGCTACGATTCGGCAGCTCCGTCAAAGCGTCGAAATTAGCGAGGTATCTTAGTTCATTCTCAGCTTTTTTTTGCTCTGTGAGATCGGTAACAACTACCACGAAATATTGAAGGTTTACGTTGTCCTTGGAAATTGCGCTAATGCTAAGTTGAACTGGGTGTACTTTATCCCAACCGTCTGTAACTTGTACTTCTTGCCTTAAATACTGATTCGGTCCAAGAGATTTTAAGTTGGCAATTAAGCTATGGAATTTCTTTTGTCCAATAGCATTAACAAAACGCTCAGTAGTTAAGTCATTTAACGCTTCATTTTCTTGCAATTGAAATGCCCGACAAAAGCTACTATTGACAGAAATAGGTTGTAAGCTCGGATCTAAGATCAAAATCCAATCATTTACTTGGCTGAAGGCTTCGCCCAACATGCTTGCGCGCATCTGGTTCGCTTTTTGCGTGGTAACATTAGTATAAATACCGTGTAGCTCGGTAGCTTTACCTTGTGAATCAAACTCTGCGACTTGACCAAAGTCGTGAAACCAGTGCCAGTTGTTATCAGCACAACGCAGCCGATAAGAGAGAGAAAGCTGTTCTTTAGTCGGGTTAGAAATAAACTTCTTCCAAGCAAGTTCGACAAGTTCTCTATCATCTGGGTGAATGGCGTTATAGTGCTCTTGAAGTGTCATCGTATCGCTCTCAAAGCCAAGTGCCTCGGCGCGTTGCTGGGTGATCTGGCGTGCTGCCAGATCTGCCGACCAAACGCCGCTCTTGGTTGATTTCAAGGCAAGTTTGGTCTGTCTTCCTGCTTGTGTCACGGCCCTCAGTGCTGTCTCAAGTTGACGTTGCTTTTGCTGGTGTTTGGTAACGATCAACAATATAAGCACGAAAGCTATTAGACTATATAAAGTTAGTGCAACAGGCGAGCGCCATGGTGAATGAGCGACATTAAAACGCAAGTTGATTACATTGCTAAGATCATCACTGTTAAGCGAGCGCGGCGAAATGATTAATTGATAGTCGCCGGGGAGTATTTGATTTAAAAATACTTTATTTCGTTTTAGGCTTGAAAATGTAAGTGCACTTGGGCCAAGTAACGATGCTTGATATTGGATGTGATGGTCGCCATTGAAGTCAAAGTCGGAAAACTGCAGCTCTATGCCCATGTCATCAAACTTAAAATCAAGTGCTTGCAAAATTGCGTCAGGTGCTAAGTAGGTCTGATCTCTGCTTAGGATATCCATTTGAGTGAGCAGCAGTGGTCTTTTTTTCACGACGCTATCAGCAAATTGCTCTGGATCGAAAGAGATAGCGCCGTTGACCGTACCGAACATAAGCTCTCCAGATCGAAGTGCTGCTGCAGCGCCTCCGTTAAACTCAGGTGTCGGCAAACCCTGAGTCGTTCCAAAGGTTTCTAATGTTTTATTTATTGGATCAAACTTAAACATACCCCGTTGGCTGCTGGCCCAGATCATGCCATCTCTATCTAACTGCAGATTGTAAATTGCATTACTCATCAAGCCCTGATCGGTTGTCAGCTTGTATTCTTCAGCGTAGGTGTCTTTATTAAGCCCGATGAGACCTTCTGTTGAGGTTGCCAACCATAACGTTCCAGCTTTGTCTACTACCCAACTATTGACGGCAGAAACTAGATGTTTATCGGACTTACTATAAACCATAGTTAGTGAGTCTGTTGACTCACTGTATTTGACCAGACCTGTATTAGTACTTATCCAATACTCTGTTTTTGTGCTATCCAACGGCGGAAGAAACAAAAAGCTTTGAGCTGCTGCTAGCTGTTTGGATAACCCAGCTAATGCCCGAACTTTATTAGTCGCTGCATTATATTCGTAAAATCCATTGTTATTGATGAATGGAAACTTGCTTTGAGAGTACTTGGCTATTCCCCAACTATATGGCTCAAGTTTGTCACCGTTTTCAAGCATAATTGGGCTCAGCTGTTTTGTGCTGATGTTAAATAGCGAGGTCTCTTGAGTTGTTTGGATTAAAAAGGTATTTTCATCGAAATGGGACGAATTAAAAATAGAGTATACGGCATCTGCTCCATACAAAGCTTTTGAGTCTCTATTTTGTAGATAGCTAGATTTCAATTGGCGGGTACTTAAATCAAACTCGTTAATGCCGTTATCTGTACCAAGGAGCACTGTGTTTTTGTTGGTAGGGTGAATCGACCAGATATTGTTATTGGCAAACCTATCTTGAGTACTTATGAATTTGGTAAAACGCAGCGAGCTGGAAGGCCATAAATATGCACCGTCGTTATATGTACCCATCCATAAGTTATTATTTTTATCCGCATATAGGTGGGTAATACTTGGGTTCGTTAGCCTGTATTGGCCTTCCGTCAAGGAAAGCACTTTCGAGCTGCTCTTGTCTCTTCTGTCAATGAGGTATAACCCATCCTCTGTCGCAATAAACTCTCCAAAGGGAGTGATTTGATGCCCCCAAATATTCCTTTCAGGAACAAGCGTATAGCTTTTTGAAGCTACAAGTGTTTGGTTCTTGATAGGAATAACAAACAAGCCTTCTACAGTGCCCACAAGTAGTCCTAAAGAAGGATCACGCTTTAGTAGCTTCACATCGTGGCTTAACTCTGAATCTGACTCTGTATAGCTGAGCTGCTCTACGTTTCCTGTAGCAAGTGAATAGCTGAATAAGCCTTCGGTCGTTCCAACTATTACAAAATTACCAATAACTGTGATAGCTCTTATATGATTGCTGGGTTTAAAGTGGACTAGTAACTCAGATTCAAATGTATTTCGGTTAAGTGAATAAAGGTCGCTTTCAATAGAGAAAATAATGCTTTCTCTTTGAGTGGTGGCGGTGCTAATGGGTTTTGAAATAGCGTTATTATCTTGGCGTTTACCATCATAAATTCGCTTGCTTGTGTAATCATTAACGTTAAACAGGAATGCGCC
Encoded proteins:
- a CDS encoding hybrid sensor histidine kinase/response regulator yields the protein MNQKQALIITIALGVLGGLANLLPIWFLDSSEFLFGQLFVLFILLLFGWQYAIIAVLIGAGFIWYRWEHAWPSVVFFFEVLWLHFVCVRFAKPFFVRGISYWILLGLPALFIFGYFALELPLLVIFTALAKYLINAGICLAVVDLLSFFFTRSKWQGMPLNQILNSTVNLVIVLVVLMTTVVLTNNYYKRIETEIKTQLEEASGSIIAQIDDYLDAYRRAMVISASDVSLGINADYVIERLLETHANFRTAIVADEQANVTHLYPQQFAETMKGTNANVSDRDYFIKAPEHPDGFVSGIFQGRGFDEAPIVAISAPIFIEEEFRGIVEGSLIFGSFERFIPKILAEDASLIVLDKHKRVVYSSLKTEFKTLDMPSDAVLQALFDKEASTFEDSTEQILFKQTAVSKKYEWSVITMLDRKYLNLVAAEAWSDALGLALAIIVLSSIFVRQLTRLLVRPIVALSHDIRAYEPSTLIENSANADSSFLEIIELQQQFNQLAFKLTLSFTKQNQASLENERLNRKLTDFNRELEQQVAEKTEELTKAVEAANAANHSKSRFLANMSHEIRTPLNGIIGMADNLIRDDSLNSEIADQITIIRQSAKNLMLILNDILDYSKIEAGALKIERRVVNLQEMLDSLVSIFKISNVRYGVEFKYEKGAGLPTYLELDELRVSQVINNLLSNAGKFTNKGQIKFTVHYESGRLKFVIADTGIGISKAQQETLFHEFTQADLSTTRKFGGTGLGLAISKKLVEAMNGEISIHSELGLGSKFYVDIPALKGQGVKTEQQEVGAPDFKGIDILLVEDNKINQVVVGKLLEKTNCLLDKVDDGVEALVAMKAKNYALVLMDCQMPNMDGFACTKAIRNEPSIYGNPYIIAITANAYEEDKQKCIQAGMNDFIAKPIDINELYQKLSAWQRLELSDSETIGKG
- a CDS encoding GAF domain-containing protein, with the translated sequence MNPPELPDNEYARLHALWDLAVLDTDATEELDRITQFTAHVFDVPIALVSLVDKDRQWFKSRFGLDAEQTSRNVSFCGHAILGETVFVVSDTLEDTRFMDNPLVRDAPYIRFYAGAPLILSSGYRVGTVCIIDTEPRELGAEDCKILQQIASDVVKQLEKNK
- a CDS encoding EAL domain-containing protein, which produces MKQALLCFFILFSLCCIIAPSQAHNFGHYTSRFSVEEGLSQSAITAITQDKHGFIWIGTLQGLNRYDGNQLVSIEASMGFDEREIVGLFNISNDELLISTGVDGAFLFNVNDYTSKRIYDGKRQDNNAISKPISTATTQRESIIFSIESDLYSLNRNTFESELLVHFKPSNHIRAITVIGNFVIVGTTEGLFSYSLATGNVEQLSYTESDSELSHDVKLLKRDPSLGLLVGTVEGLFVIPIKNQTLVASKSYTLVPERNIWGHQITPFGEFIATEDGLYLIDRRDKSSSKVLSLTEGQYRLTNPSITHLYADKNNNLWMGTYNDGAYLWPSSSLRFTKFISTQDRFANNNIWSIHPTNKNTVLLGTDNGINEFDLSTRQLKSSYLQNRDSKALYGADAVYSIFNSSHFDENTFLIQTTQETSLFNISTKQLSPIMLENGDKLEPYSWGIAKYSQSKFPFINNNGFYEYNAATNKVRALAGLSKQLAAAQSFLFLPPLDSTKTEYWISTNTGLVKYSESTDSLTMVYSKSDKHLVSAVNSWVVDKAGTLWLATSTEGLIGLNKDTYAEEYKLTTDQGLMSNAIYNLQLDRDGMIWASSQRGMFKFDPINKTLETFGTTQGLPTPEFNGGAAAALRSGELMFGTVNGAISFDPEQFADSVVKKRPLLLTQMDILSRDQTYLAPDAILQALDFKFDDMGIELQFSDFDFNGDHHIQYQASLLGPSALTFSSLKRNKVFLNQILPGDYQLIISPRSLNSDDLSNVINLRFNVAHSPWRSPVALTLYSLIAFVLILLIVTKHQQKQRQLETALRAVTQAGRQTKLALKSTKSGVWSADLAARQITQQRAEALGFESDTMTLQEHYNAIHPDDRELVELAWKKFISNPTKEQLSLSYRLRCADNNWHWFHDFGQVAEFDSQGKATELHGIYTNVTTQKANQMRASMLGEAFSQVNDWILILDPSLQPISVNSSFCRAFQLQENEALNDLTTERFVNAIGQKKFHSLIANLKSLGPNQYLRQEVQVTDGWDKVHPVQLSISAISKDNVNLQYFVVVVTDLTEQKKAENELRYLANFDALTELPNRSLMLQHIEFALFNANNTQQSCALLFIDLDRFKPINDAYGHHIGDKLLVAITKRIQEQINNNCILARQSGDEFLVLIKSFPSIEYVSELVTRLVKRLPERIEIDGITMSVSASIGIAVYPFDAPDSESLIRNADIAMIHAKQSGRNAFKFFTESMNEEISKKLRLETAMKTAVKDGEFFNHYQPIINTTTGQLAGVELLMRWRNDDMLIPPNDFIPIAEESGLIETLTEQALIRALIELRPLFKQEPGFYLSLNLSAVHILRSDIAHQFTEILKAHGLTNRCLRLEITESIFMSDMVKARATINEMKRADFVLLLDDFGTGFSSLTYLNEFPLDIIKIDQGFVRNMSAKPANKSIIRTIYLLAQSLNMKCIAEGVETKAQLNYLREVGCEYMQGYHFAKPMAIDDLLAFYELHARSRA
- a CDS encoding cation diffusion facilitator family transporter; translated protein: MTDITTHQASRRRLLIALAITCSFMIIQVVGAYYANSLAVLADAGHLFVHNSSLFIALIASSAAVYLAKTYNDGYKRAEYTGGLINGILYLSIAVVILLEGSERLSHHAGGHDLEVNSYLMSMIAAIGFLFHGASAWVLYKGRKDSINVYAVFLHSFFDLLSTISTFVAGVIIHLTGWEIVDILSSMLISVFVLFTGIKVIMACLKGLSTSSEVLPTVQEVEKTIVSTEHVESAHNITISKIDGAVVIGAHVVLKHHCTIESHDSACRVEVEEALKKSFNVLSSVLQIESHDCPHH